In Desulfonatronum thiodismutans, the genomic window CGGGAGGATGCCAAAAAAGGATTTCGGGTGTACCGCGGAAGCACTTGTCGTCGCCTCAAGGATCGGGAGGAAGAGATTCGTCTGGTCTTCGACGTCAAGGAGACCTACAAGGAAAAAGGCCAGCTGTTGTTCTTGCCAAAAGTCGAGATCTTCAGCGTCTGGACGAGCCTTAGAGACTTCAGCGACAAAGAGGTCCTGCATCTCTACAGGATGCGGGGCACCAGCGAACAGTTCCATGCCGAGTTCAAGACCGAGATGGACATGGAGCGGTTGCCTTCGGGCAAGTTCAAGGTGAACAAGGCCTTCTTGCGCATGGGCATGCTGGCGCACAACATGCTCAAGGTCATATCTCAAGACATGGTCATGGAAAGGGCTTTGGGGTTGAAAAAGGCGACACGGCGCAGGATCAAAACGGTGATGAACAGCGTGATCTTCATGTCCTGCCGTTTGATCAGTCATGCCCGGACTTTGGTGATGCAACTGGGATGTTCCAAGGAGTGGCATATTTGGTTTGGCAGGTTGTTTCAACGCCTCAAGCCAGCGTAGCACCTGTAAAAGCTGGGAGAAGAAAAAGATACAGGTGTATTGCGCCAAAAATCTGGTAAAAAGTGGTGATCTGAATGATTTCAAGCTGAGATAGCTCATTTTTAGTTTCCAGTATCTTGGCAGCCTAAATGGTACGCTGAAAAATCGTTCCCAAAATGTCACTGAGAGGTTCTAATCAAGCAAAGTCACGGATTCAGGTTCCAACCCCAAACAACGGAGGTAGTCATGGCCAGTGTTGGAGAAATCTACAAGTGCGAACTGTGCGGAAACGTGGTGGAAGTCAAGGAGGCCGGCGGAGGAGAGCTGTCTTGCTGTGACCAGCCGATGGTCAAGCAGTAACCTCGAATCTTCGGGATTTCTTATTCCGATACGTGAAAACAGCGGTGCGTGGAACCGGTTTTGCCTTTCACACCGCTGTTTTTGTTCCGGGATAACCTACCGAAATCTTCAACAGGCGAGTGCGATGCCGCGTAATGGTGGAGGCGGATTGGTCCTGAAAGACGACGAAACAGGGAGAAACTCATGATAGAAGTTGGCGGAATTTTCAGCTTGATTCTACTGATCGCCTGTGTTTGGGCCATTGTTCAGGTTTTTCAAAGCCGCGCGAGCACCGGGTCGAAGGTGTTCTGGGTCGTCCTGATTCTCATTCTGCCCTTGATCGGATTGATAATCTGGTTCCTGGCCGGACCACGCGGCTCCGGATATCGACTTCGCTGAAACACCTCTCTCGCGGGGCCATCCCATCACAGTTAAAGGAGGTCTCTACCCGGAACCATTCCTTGGCCATGGCGGGCAATGTCGGCGCGAAGGTCCTATGTTTGTTGGATATATTTCGGACCTTTGTCGACAGTGCTCAACTATCCCGTACACCGAAAGGAGGGTATCGTGGAAACCCAGGATGTGAAAAACTATTTGGCCGGGTTATGCTTGGCCGCTTTGCTTACCGGCGGTGCGCTTGCCGTACCCGGACCGGCATTTGGCAGCGGTTCGGGTTGCTCCACCAATGGGACGAAAGTTGAAACCAGTGGTGATGGGCCGGATGACGACGAAGCGGAACCGGACGAAGAGATTGAAGAAGAGCCGGAAGGCAACGGGGCCTGAGAAGGCCGAGGCAGCTGATAAGGCTGCTCTGGGAACAGGTTGTTCCCGTTCACTCATTCATCCATCAGCGCCGGTCGGTGGCCGGCGCTGGTGGAACAATAGCCATCAACAACCATGACCAACACCGCATCAGCAGTATCGAACATTTTTCCCGCCTGCCATGCCTTTATCGATCCACGAACGTGGTCTGAACTGCTCCGCGGAATGCCGCAAGATACAGATTTGGAGAGCTTTCCGGGCGTTGTCGCCTCCCTGGTCCAGGCGCTGGA contains:
- a CDS encoding transposase, coding for QSLGLADRMTGETKLLVMDCGLEDQEMLANLHDRPNTDFILKHNRRRESSTKWLELAKEKGVLIREDAKKGFRVYRGSTCRRLKDREEEIRLVFDVKETYKEKGQLLFLPKVEIFSVWTSLRDFSDKEVLHLYRMRGTSEQFHAEFKTEMDMERLPSGKFKVNKAFLRMGMLAHNMLKVISQDMVMERALGLKKATRRRIKTVMNSVIFMSCRLISHARTLVMQLGCSKEWHIWFGRLFQRLKPA
- a CDS encoding desulfoferrodoxin FeS4 iron-binding domain-containing protein, giving the protein MASVGEIYKCELCGNVVEVKEAGGGELSCCDQPMVKQ
- a CDS encoding PLDc N-terminal domain-containing protein; protein product: MIEVGGIFSLILLIACVWAIVQVFQSRASTGSKVFWVVLILILPLIGLIIWFLAGPRGSGYRLR
- the sbtA gene encoding SbtA family thio(seleno)oxazole RiPP natural product precursor, yielding METQDVKNYLAGLCLAALLTGGALAVPGPAFGSGSGCSTNGTKVETSGDGPDDDEAEPDEEIEEEPEGNGA